The following are encoded together in the Triticum urartu cultivar G1812 unplaced genomic scaffold, Tu2.1 TuUngrouped_contig_5362, whole genome shotgun sequence genome:
- the LOC125529130 gene encoding G-type lectin S-receptor-like serine/threonine-protein kinase At2g19130 codes for MAHTLDSGAPYVLIILLLSLQGSPTGGTDVITAAQPLSGQNKLVSRGGKFALGFYQPTGGGPQDKWYIAIWYNKVQKVTPVWIANREAPISDQTSSELTVWMDGNLVLLNKSRSIVWSSNIPTSIGTSNTSIVAVLLNTGNLVLAYASNTSNIVWQSFNQSTDTQLPGMKFGRNKLTGVSDRQISWRNYMDPSPGLFSVMMDPRVPAQYLLTWNNSRPYYTPGKFNPQTGAFSSIPMMTVMTMTNSIYSYEYVENDKEEYFLLTVKDDNLFLRTVIDPSGQQKGMVWLEDKQDWMLYFVEPTSKCSVYSMCGAFSWCAENIAPLCSCLRGFSAKSPIEWSSGNYAGGCTRNVALPCNINGGGSMPSMHRYEEDRFYVINNVRLPDGSQIVQAASVSDCEVACLNKCACLAYSYNNTCSLWYTNLMNLQENLDNTGDSIFIRLPASEIPHAKSSRGRTIRVVISVSALALGVSFVVVLCILRRRRGINGSHHIDMNLIAFRYKDLQLITKNFSDKLGVGSFGSVFKGVLQNGTSVAVKKLEGVRQGEKQFRAEMSTLGTIHHVNLIQLVGFCSEGEHRMLVYEYMPHGALDQYLFRVGSNDVLPWNTRYQIAIGIAKGLTYLHAKCKYCIIHCDIKPQNILLDASFTPKVSDFGLAKLLGRDFSRVITTMRGTIGYLAPEWISGTAITMKADVFSYGMMLFEIISQKRNIEHGKRCADKFFPILVAKNIRDGDVHALLDANLRSDVNLEELERACMVACWCVQEDECSRPTMGVIVQILEGLIEVNMPPIPRYLQVLAESADQSMPSSTE; via the exons ATGGCACACACGCTTGATTCCGGTGCGCCCTACGTGTTAATCATACTGCTTCTTTCTTTACAAGGATCTCCCACAGGAGGTACTGATGTGATCACAGCGGCGCAGCCGCTCTCTGGGCAAAACAAGTTGGTCTCCCGGGGTGGCAAGTTCGCTCTAGGGTTTTACCAGCCTACTG GTGGTGGACCCCAAGACAAGTGGTATATTGCAATATGGTATAATAAGGTGCAAAAAGTGACCCCAGTGTGGATAGCTAACAGGGAAGCGCCCATCTCCGACCAGACTTCATCGGAGTTAACTGTCTGGATGGATGGAAACCTTGTTCTTCTCAACAAGTCTAGGTCCATAGTCTGGTCCAGCAACATCCCAACCAGCATTGGAACCTCCAACACCAGCATTGTCGCTGTGCTCCTCAACACCGGTAATCTAGTTCTAGCATATGCATCCAACACCTCCAATATTGTATGGCAAAGCTTCAATCAGTCAACTGACACCCAGCTTCCTGGGATGAAGTTCGGCCGGAACAAGCTCACAGGCGTGAGCGACCGCCAGATCTCATGGAGGAACTATATGGACCCGTCTCCAGGCCTCTTCTCAGTCATGATGGACCCGCGTGTGCCGGCACAATACCTGCTCACATGGAACAACTCCCGACCTTATTACACCCCTGGGAAGTTCAACCCCCAGACAGGCGCATTTAGCAGCATACCAATGATGACGGTAATGACGATGACAAATTCGATATACTCATATGAGTATGTTGAAAATGACAAGGAGGAGTACTTCTTGCTCACAGTAAAGGATGACAACCTCTTCCTCCGTACCGTGATCGACCCATCTGGCCAACAGAAGGGGATGGTATGGTTAGAGGACAAGCAAGACTGGATGCTATACTTTGTGGAGCCCACTTCAAAGTGCTCTGTCTATTCCATGTGCGGGGCTTTCAGTTGGTGCGCCGAAAACATTGCCCCATTATGTAGCTGCCTTAGGGGCTTCAGCGCAAAAAGCCCAATTGAATGGAGCTCAGGAAATTATGCTGGAGGGTGCACCAGGAATGTTGCATTACCGTGCAATATCAATGGTGGAGGCTCGATGCCTTCAATGCATAGATATGAGGAGGATAGATTCTACGTGATCAATAATGTGAGGTTGCCTGATGGGTCACAGATTGTGCAAGCTGCAAGTGTAAGTGATTGCGAGGTAGCATGTCTTAACAAATGTGCTTGCTTGGCTTACTCATACAACAACACCTGCTCTTTGTGGTACACCAATCTGATGAACCTCCAAGAAAATCTTGATAACACCGGGGATAGTATATTCATTCGACTTCCCGCTTCTGAGATACCACATGCCAAATCTTCGAGAGGGCGAACTATACGGGTTGTTATTAGTGTCTCTGCACTTGCATTGGGTGTATCCTTTGTGGTTGTTTTGTGTATTCTTCGTAGGAGAAGAGGGATCAATGGTTCACATCACATTGACATGAACCTGATAGCCTTTAGGTACAAAGATCTGCAACTAATAACAAAGAACTTTTCAGATAAGCTAGGTGTGGGATCTTTCGGCTCAGTGTTCAAAGGAGTCCTTCAAAATGGCACAAGTGTGGCGGTTAAGAAGCTTGAAGGTGTTCGTCAAGGCGAGAAGCAGTTTCGGGCAGAGATGAGCACTCTTGGAACTATTCACCATGTGAACCTGATCCAGTTGGTCGGGTTTTGCTCAGAGGGGGAGCACCGAATGCTCGTTTACGAGTACATGCCACATGGAGCATTGGACCAATACCTATTTAGGGTTGGTAGCAATGACGTTCTGCCTTGGAACACAAGATACCAAATAGCCATTGGCATTGCCAAAGGGTTAACTTACCTACACGCCAAGTGCAAGTATTGCATCATCCATTGTGACATCAAGCCGCAAAACATATTGTTGGATGCCTCGTTTACCCCAAAAGTGTCAGATTTTGGACTAGCGAAGCTGCTAGGCCGGGATTTCAGCAGGGTCATCACAACAATGCGAGGAACCATCGGCTATTTGGCACCCGAGTGGATAAGCGGAACCGCCATCACAATGAAAGCTGACGTGTTCAGCTATGGAATGATGCTCTTTGAGATCATCTCACAAAAAAGAAATATCGAACATGGGAAGAGATGCGCGGACAAGTTCTTTCCAATATTAGTTGCAAAGAATATTCGGGATGGTGACGTGCATGCATTGTTGGATGCCAACTTGAGAAGTGATGTCAACTTGGAGGAGCTTGAGAGGGCTTGCATGGTTGCTTGTTGGTGTGTCCAAGAAGATGAGTGCTCTAGGCCGACCATGGGGGTAATCGTACAGATCTTGGAAGGCCTCATCGAGGTTAATATGCCACCAATTCCACGATATCTTCAGGTACTTGCCGAATCGGCAGACCAATCGATGCCCTCCTCAACCGAATGA